The Vicia villosa cultivar HV-30 ecotype Madison, WI linkage group LG1, Vvil1.0, whole genome shotgun sequence genome includes a region encoding these proteins:
- the LOC131641853 gene encoding bZIP transcription factor 16-like isoform X3, giving the protein MSSSDVDKSLKEKEPKTPPVATSQEQSSTATGTPAVNPEWANYQAYSPIPPPGYMASSPQAHPYMWGVQHIMPPYGTPPHPYVAMYPHGGLYAHPSMPPGSYPFSPYAMPSPNGMVDASGNTPGSSEADGKPHEVKEKLPIKRSKGSMGSLNMVTGKNNELGKTPGASANGIHSKSGESASEGTSEGSDENSHNVLQDSQLKSGERQDSFEDEPSQNGSSAHAPQNGVLNTPHTVVNQTMSVVPMSVAGPLAAVPGPTTNLNIGMDFWGTPASSTVPAMHGKDERELKRQRRKQSNRESARRSRLRKQAECDELAQRADVLSEENASLRAELSRIKSEHAKALAENAALKAKQGEIPRNEDIVPGQNDQHVEHVGGGDTKQSG; this is encoded by the exons ATGAGTAGCAGTGACGTAGACAAATCGTTAAAAGAAAAGGAGCCGAAGACTCCTCCAGTGGCTACATCACAG GAGCAGTCTTCAACGGCAACTGGCACTCCGGCAGTTAATCCTGAATGGGCTAACTATCAG GCATATTCTCCTATACCTCCACCTGGATACATGGCATCAAGTCCCCAAGCCCACCCATATATGTGGGGTGTCCAG CATATTATGCCTCCCTATGGCACCCCACCACATCCTTATGTTGCAATGTATCCCCATGGTGGCTTATATGCTCATCCATCCATGCCTCCG GGATCTTATCCTTTTAGTCCTTATGCCATGCCTTCTCCAAATGGTATGGTGGATGCTTCA GGAAATACTCCAGGCAGCAGTGAAGCTGATGGTAAACCTCATGAGGTGAAGGAAAAATTACCAATCAAAAGATCAAAAGGAAGTATGGGTAGTTTGAATATGGTTACAGGAAAAAATAATGAACTCGGTAAAACACCAGGGGCATCTGCCAATGGAATTCATTCCAAAAG TGGTGAAAGTGCAAGTGAAGGCACTAGTGAAGGAAGCGATGAAAACTCCCACAAT GTTTTGCAGGATTCTCAATTGAAATCCGGGGAGAGGCAAGATTCTTTTGAAG ATGAGCCGTCTCAAAATGGAAGTTCAGCGCATGCGCCTCAAAATGGGGTACTTAATACACCTCATACAGTCGTTAACCAGACTATGTCTGTCGTGCCTATGTCTGTTGCTGGTCCTCTCGCAGCAGTTCCTGGTCCCACTACTAATTTAAATATAGGAATGGATTTCTGGGGAACTCCAGCTTCATCCACCGTTCCTGCAATGCATGGAAAG GATGAAAGGGAGCTTAAAAGACAAAGGCGGAAGCAGTCTAATAGGGAATCTGCACGTAGATCCAGGTTGCGAAAGCAG GCTGAATGTGATGAATTAGCTCAGCGTGCTGATGTTTTGAGTGAAGAAAATGCCTCTCTCCGTGCTGAACTAAGCCGGATCAAGAGTGAGCACGCGAAGGCACTTGCTGAGAATGCAGCCCTCAAG GCGAAACAGGGGGAGATACCGAGGAACGAGGATATCGTGCCGGGCCAGAATGATCAGCATGTGGAGCATGTGGGTGGAGGAGACACTAAACAAAGTGGTTAG
- the LOC131641853 gene encoding bZIP transcription factor 16-like isoform X5 — protein sequence MSSSDVDKSLKEKEPKTPPVATSQEQSSTATGTPAVNPEWANYQAYSPIPPPGYMASSPQAHPYMWGVQGNTPGSSEADGKPHEVKEKLPIKRSKGSMGSLNMVTGKNNELGKTPGASANGIHSKSGESASEGTSEGSDENSHNVLQDSQLKSGERQDSFEDEPSQNGSSAHAPQNGVLNTPHTVVNQTMSVVPMSVAGPLAAVPGPTTNLNIGMDFWGTPASSTVPAMHGKVPSTAVAGGMVNAGPRDGVHSQPWLQDERELKRQRRKQSNRESARRSRLRKQAECDELAQRADVLSEENASLRAELSRIKSEHAKALAENAALKAKQGEIPRNEDIVPGQNDQHVEHVGGGDTKQSG from the exons ATGAGTAGCAGTGACGTAGACAAATCGTTAAAAGAAAAGGAGCCGAAGACTCCTCCAGTGGCTACATCACAG GAGCAGTCTTCAACGGCAACTGGCACTCCGGCAGTTAATCCTGAATGGGCTAACTATCAG GCATATTCTCCTATACCTCCACCTGGATACATGGCATCAAGTCCCCAAGCCCACCCATATATGTGGGGTGTCCAG GGAAATACTCCAGGCAGCAGTGAAGCTGATGGTAAACCTCATGAGGTGAAGGAAAAATTACCAATCAAAAGATCAAAAGGAAGTATGGGTAGTTTGAATATGGTTACAGGAAAAAATAATGAACTCGGTAAAACACCAGGGGCATCTGCCAATGGAATTCATTCCAAAAG TGGTGAAAGTGCAAGTGAAGGCACTAGTGAAGGAAGCGATGAAAACTCCCACAAT GTTTTGCAGGATTCTCAATTGAAATCCGGGGAGAGGCAAGATTCTTTTGAAG ATGAGCCGTCTCAAAATGGAAGTTCAGCGCATGCGCCTCAAAATGGGGTACTTAATACACCTCATACAGTCGTTAACCAGACTATGTCTGTCGTGCCTATGTCTGTTGCTGGTCCTCTCGCAGCAGTTCCTGGTCCCACTACTAATTTAAATATAGGAATGGATTTCTGGGGAACTCCAGCTTCATCCACCGTTCCTGCAATGCATGGAAAGGTACCTTCTACTGCAGTTGCTGGAGGGATGGTTAATGCTGGGCCTAGAGATGGTGTTCATTCACAACCTTGGCTACAG GATGAAAGGGAGCTTAAAAGACAAAGGCGGAAGCAGTCTAATAGGGAATCTGCACGTAGATCCAGGTTGCGAAAGCAG GCTGAATGTGATGAATTAGCTCAGCGTGCTGATGTTTTGAGTGAAGAAAATGCCTCTCTCCGTGCTGAACTAAGCCGGATCAAGAGTGAGCACGCGAAGGCACTTGCTGAGAATGCAGCCCTCAAG GCGAAACAGGGGGAGATACCGAGGAACGAGGATATCGTGCCGGGCCAGAATGATCAGCATGTGGAGCATGTGGGTGGAGGAGACACTAAACAAAGTGGTTAG
- the LOC131641853 gene encoding bZIP transcription factor 16-like isoform X1 codes for MSSSDVDKSLKEKEPKTPPVATSQEQSSTATGTPAVNPEWANYQAYSPIPPPGYMASSPQAHPYMWGVQHIMPPYGTPPHPYVAMYPHGGLYAHPSMPPGSYPFSPYAMPSPNGMVDASGNTPGSSEADGKPHEVKEKLPIKRSKGSMGSLNMVTGKNNELGKTPGASANGIHSKSGESASEGTSEGSDENSHNVLQDSQLKSGERQDSFEDEPSQNGSSAHAPQNGVLNTPHTVVNQTMSVVPMSVAGPLAAVPGPTTNLNIGMDFWGTPASSTVPAMHGKVPSTAVAGGMVNAGPRDGVHSQPWLQDERELKRQRRKQSNRESARRSRLRKQAECDELAQRADVLSEENASLRAELSRIKSEHAKALAENAALKAKQGEIPRNEDIVPGQNDQHVEHVGGGDTKQSG; via the exons ATGAGTAGCAGTGACGTAGACAAATCGTTAAAAGAAAAGGAGCCGAAGACTCCTCCAGTGGCTACATCACAG GAGCAGTCTTCAACGGCAACTGGCACTCCGGCAGTTAATCCTGAATGGGCTAACTATCAG GCATATTCTCCTATACCTCCACCTGGATACATGGCATCAAGTCCCCAAGCCCACCCATATATGTGGGGTGTCCAG CATATTATGCCTCCCTATGGCACCCCACCACATCCTTATGTTGCAATGTATCCCCATGGTGGCTTATATGCTCATCCATCCATGCCTCCG GGATCTTATCCTTTTAGTCCTTATGCCATGCCTTCTCCAAATGGTATGGTGGATGCTTCA GGAAATACTCCAGGCAGCAGTGAAGCTGATGGTAAACCTCATGAGGTGAAGGAAAAATTACCAATCAAAAGATCAAAAGGAAGTATGGGTAGTTTGAATATGGTTACAGGAAAAAATAATGAACTCGGTAAAACACCAGGGGCATCTGCCAATGGAATTCATTCCAAAAG TGGTGAAAGTGCAAGTGAAGGCACTAGTGAAGGAAGCGATGAAAACTCCCACAAT GTTTTGCAGGATTCTCAATTGAAATCCGGGGAGAGGCAAGATTCTTTTGAAG ATGAGCCGTCTCAAAATGGAAGTTCAGCGCATGCGCCTCAAAATGGGGTACTTAATACACCTCATACAGTCGTTAACCAGACTATGTCTGTCGTGCCTATGTCTGTTGCTGGTCCTCTCGCAGCAGTTCCTGGTCCCACTACTAATTTAAATATAGGAATGGATTTCTGGGGAACTCCAGCTTCATCCACCGTTCCTGCAATGCATGGAAAGGTACCTTCTACTGCAGTTGCTGGAGGGATGGTTAATGCTGGGCCTAGAGATGGTGTTCATTCACAACCTTGGCTACAG GATGAAAGGGAGCTTAAAAGACAAAGGCGGAAGCAGTCTAATAGGGAATCTGCACGTAGATCCAGGTTGCGAAAGCAG GCTGAATGTGATGAATTAGCTCAGCGTGCTGATGTTTTGAGTGAAGAAAATGCCTCTCTCCGTGCTGAACTAAGCCGGATCAAGAGTGAGCACGCGAAGGCACTTGCTGAGAATGCAGCCCTCAAG GCGAAACAGGGGGAGATACCGAGGAACGAGGATATCGTGCCGGGCCAGAATGATCAGCATGTGGAGCATGTGGGTGGAGGAGACACTAAACAAAGTGGTTAG
- the LOC131641853 gene encoding bZIP transcription factor 16-like isoform X2 translates to MSSSDVDKSLKEKEPKTPPVATSQEQSSTATGTPAVNPEWANYQAYSPIPPPGYMASSPQAHPYMWGVQHIMPPYGTPPHPYVAMYPHGGLYAHPSMPPGSYPFSPYAMPSPNGMVDASGNTPGSSEADGKPHEVKEKLPIKRSKGSMGSLNMVTGKNNELGKTPGASANGIHSKSGESASEGTSEGSDENSHNDSQLKSGERQDSFEDEPSQNGSSAHAPQNGVLNTPHTVVNQTMSVVPMSVAGPLAAVPGPTTNLNIGMDFWGTPASSTVPAMHGKVPSTAVAGGMVNAGPRDGVHSQPWLQDERELKRQRRKQSNRESARRSRLRKQAECDELAQRADVLSEENASLRAELSRIKSEHAKALAENAALKAKQGEIPRNEDIVPGQNDQHVEHVGGGDTKQSG, encoded by the exons ATGAGTAGCAGTGACGTAGACAAATCGTTAAAAGAAAAGGAGCCGAAGACTCCTCCAGTGGCTACATCACAG GAGCAGTCTTCAACGGCAACTGGCACTCCGGCAGTTAATCCTGAATGGGCTAACTATCAG GCATATTCTCCTATACCTCCACCTGGATACATGGCATCAAGTCCCCAAGCCCACCCATATATGTGGGGTGTCCAG CATATTATGCCTCCCTATGGCACCCCACCACATCCTTATGTTGCAATGTATCCCCATGGTGGCTTATATGCTCATCCATCCATGCCTCCG GGATCTTATCCTTTTAGTCCTTATGCCATGCCTTCTCCAAATGGTATGGTGGATGCTTCA GGAAATACTCCAGGCAGCAGTGAAGCTGATGGTAAACCTCATGAGGTGAAGGAAAAATTACCAATCAAAAGATCAAAAGGAAGTATGGGTAGTTTGAATATGGTTACAGGAAAAAATAATGAACTCGGTAAAACACCAGGGGCATCTGCCAATGGAATTCATTCCAAAAG TGGTGAAAGTGCAAGTGAAGGCACTAGTGAAGGAAGCGATGAAAACTCCCACAAT GATTCTCAATTGAAATCCGGGGAGAGGCAAGATTCTTTTGAAG ATGAGCCGTCTCAAAATGGAAGTTCAGCGCATGCGCCTCAAAATGGGGTACTTAATACACCTCATACAGTCGTTAACCAGACTATGTCTGTCGTGCCTATGTCTGTTGCTGGTCCTCTCGCAGCAGTTCCTGGTCCCACTACTAATTTAAATATAGGAATGGATTTCTGGGGAACTCCAGCTTCATCCACCGTTCCTGCAATGCATGGAAAGGTACCTTCTACTGCAGTTGCTGGAGGGATGGTTAATGCTGGGCCTAGAGATGGTGTTCATTCACAACCTTGGCTACAG GATGAAAGGGAGCTTAAAAGACAAAGGCGGAAGCAGTCTAATAGGGAATCTGCACGTAGATCCAGGTTGCGAAAGCAG GCTGAATGTGATGAATTAGCTCAGCGTGCTGATGTTTTGAGTGAAGAAAATGCCTCTCTCCGTGCTGAACTAAGCCGGATCAAGAGTGAGCACGCGAAGGCACTTGCTGAGAATGCAGCCCTCAAG GCGAAACAGGGGGAGATACCGAGGAACGAGGATATCGTGCCGGGCCAGAATGATCAGCATGTGGAGCATGTGGGTGGAGGAGACACTAAACAAAGTGGTTAG
- the LOC131641853 gene encoding bZIP transcription factor 16-like isoform X4 yields the protein MSSSDVDKSLKEKEPKTPPVATSQEQSSTATGTPAVNPEWANYQAYSPIPPPGYMASSPQAHPYMWGVQHIMPPYGTPPHPYVAMYPHGGLYAHPSMPPGSYPFSPYAMPSPNGMVDASGNTPGSSEADGKPHEVKEKLPIKRSKGSMGSLNMVTGKNNELGKTPGASANGIHSKSGESASEGTSEGSDENSHNDSQLKSGERQDSFEDEPSQNGSSAHAPQNGVLNTPHTVVNQTMSVVPMSVAGPLAAVPGPTTNLNIGMDFWGTPASSTVPAMHGKDERELKRQRRKQSNRESARRSRLRKQAECDELAQRADVLSEENASLRAELSRIKSEHAKALAENAALKAKQGEIPRNEDIVPGQNDQHVEHVGGGDTKQSG from the exons ATGAGTAGCAGTGACGTAGACAAATCGTTAAAAGAAAAGGAGCCGAAGACTCCTCCAGTGGCTACATCACAG GAGCAGTCTTCAACGGCAACTGGCACTCCGGCAGTTAATCCTGAATGGGCTAACTATCAG GCATATTCTCCTATACCTCCACCTGGATACATGGCATCAAGTCCCCAAGCCCACCCATATATGTGGGGTGTCCAG CATATTATGCCTCCCTATGGCACCCCACCACATCCTTATGTTGCAATGTATCCCCATGGTGGCTTATATGCTCATCCATCCATGCCTCCG GGATCTTATCCTTTTAGTCCTTATGCCATGCCTTCTCCAAATGGTATGGTGGATGCTTCA GGAAATACTCCAGGCAGCAGTGAAGCTGATGGTAAACCTCATGAGGTGAAGGAAAAATTACCAATCAAAAGATCAAAAGGAAGTATGGGTAGTTTGAATATGGTTACAGGAAAAAATAATGAACTCGGTAAAACACCAGGGGCATCTGCCAATGGAATTCATTCCAAAAG TGGTGAAAGTGCAAGTGAAGGCACTAGTGAAGGAAGCGATGAAAACTCCCACAAT GATTCTCAATTGAAATCCGGGGAGAGGCAAGATTCTTTTGAAG ATGAGCCGTCTCAAAATGGAAGTTCAGCGCATGCGCCTCAAAATGGGGTACTTAATACACCTCATACAGTCGTTAACCAGACTATGTCTGTCGTGCCTATGTCTGTTGCTGGTCCTCTCGCAGCAGTTCCTGGTCCCACTACTAATTTAAATATAGGAATGGATTTCTGGGGAACTCCAGCTTCATCCACCGTTCCTGCAATGCATGGAAAG GATGAAAGGGAGCTTAAAAGACAAAGGCGGAAGCAGTCTAATAGGGAATCTGCACGTAGATCCAGGTTGCGAAAGCAG GCTGAATGTGATGAATTAGCTCAGCGTGCTGATGTTTTGAGTGAAGAAAATGCCTCTCTCCGTGCTGAACTAAGCCGGATCAAGAGTGAGCACGCGAAGGCACTTGCTGAGAATGCAGCCCTCAAG GCGAAACAGGGGGAGATACCGAGGAACGAGGATATCGTGCCGGGCCAGAATGATCAGCATGTGGAGCATGTGGGTGGAGGAGACACTAAACAAAGTGGTTAG